One Persicobacter psychrovividus DNA window includes the following coding sequences:
- a CDS encoding ATP-dependent DNA helicase RecQ translates to MAEKSKEILKQYWGYKKFRPLQKDIIQSVIDGHDTLALMPTGGGKSLCFQVPGLLLGGISIVITPLIALMQDQVSQLKKRGIKAYALFSGMSSREIDITLDNCRFGGSAFLYVSPERVQTPLFQARVKEMPVNLIAVDEAHCISQWGYDFRPAYLQIASLRAFFPSCPIIAVTATATPKVQEDIVSKLEMIACRKYTKSFARSNLAYHVREVDDKGGKMLQAFKNIEGSGIVYMRSRQKCEQISQWLCQQGIVADFYHAGLNTQERQQKQADWIDNKTRVIVATNAFGMGIDKPDVRLVIHLDLTDSLEAYYQEAGRAGRDEQKAFALTLYHASDLKKIQKRWQDAQVSPAFIRQVYQSLANQYRLAVGSALLMSYPFDLFAFSKKFNLPPLTTHHALQRLATLGYIQLSENVFRPSKVSFLWNSGALYELQVKNPAFEEVIKALLRQHGGNLYGEFVEINEKRLAKLLHKSTSAIASTLQQLAELGAIDYEPKSDSPQVTFLTARHDAVSLPLDLITARERSAAEKEKLDAVALYVSPLVKCRQQVLLQYFGEENSEPCGVCDRCLEHKKSAKFHQSNEETMRVLIVSQLKAKPKSIEEVYAALNTGNEDEFKQCLKTLLNNGTVVYNSKGLLALHH, encoded by the coding sequence ATGGCGGAAAAAAGTAAAGAAATTTTAAAGCAGTACTGGGGCTACAAGAAATTTCGCCCACTGCAAAAGGACATTATTCAATCCGTTATTGACGGACACGACACCCTCGCGCTGATGCCTACTGGTGGTGGTAAATCGTTGTGTTTTCAGGTGCCAGGACTTTTACTTGGAGGCATCTCGATCGTTATTACACCACTGATTGCCCTCATGCAGGACCAGGTTTCACAACTGAAAAAACGGGGGATCAAGGCTTATGCACTTTTCTCTGGCATGAGCAGCCGAGAAATTGACATCACATTGGACAATTGCCGATTTGGCGGATCAGCCTTTCTTTATGTATCACCTGAGCGCGTTCAAACGCCCCTATTTCAAGCACGAGTCAAGGAGATGCCCGTGAATCTGATTGCGGTTGATGAAGCGCACTGTATCAGTCAGTGGGGTTATGATTTCAGGCCCGCCTATTTACAAATTGCTTCCTTGAGGGCCTTTTTCCCCAGCTGCCCGATTATTGCGGTTACCGCTACGGCAACCCCCAAGGTGCAGGAAGATATTGTTTCGAAATTAGAGATGATTGCCTGTCGGAAATACACCAAATCTTTTGCCCGCAGTAATCTGGCATACCACGTTCGAGAGGTAGATGACAAGGGCGGTAAAATGCTGCAGGCCTTCAAAAACATTGAGGGCTCGGGGATTGTCTATATGCGCTCGCGCCAAAAATGCGAGCAAATCTCCCAATGGCTGTGTCAGCAGGGAATTGTTGCCGACTTTTATCATGCGGGTCTCAATACTCAGGAAAGGCAGCAAAAACAAGCGGACTGGATTGATAATAAAACACGGGTCATTGTGGCGACCAATGCCTTTGGAATGGGTATTGACAAGCCCGATGTGCGGCTGGTGATTCACCTGGATTTAACCGACAGCCTTGAGGCTTACTATCAGGAAGCAGGACGGGCGGGCAGAGATGAACAAAAAGCTTTTGCCCTGACGCTATATCATGCTTCAGATTTAAAAAAAATACAAAAAAGATGGCAGGATGCGCAGGTAAGCCCCGCATTCATCCGTCAGGTATATCAGTCCCTTGCCAACCAGTACCGCCTTGCCGTAGGGTCAGCATTGCTGATGAGTTACCCCTTTGATTTATTTGCTTTCAGCAAGAAATTTAACCTCCCTCCCCTGACAACGCATCACGCACTTCAGCGGCTTGCGACTTTGGGCTATATTCAGCTTTCAGAAAATGTTTTCCGCCCATCGAAGGTTTCTTTCCTCTGGAACAGTGGAGCCCTTTATGAATTGCAGGTCAAAAACCCTGCTTTCGAGGAGGTCATCAAAGCGTTGTTACGGCAACATGGCGGCAATCTTTATGGTGAGTTTGTGGAAATCAATGAAAAGCGCCTTGCCAAACTGCTGCATAAATCTACAAGCGCTATTGCTTCGACCTTACAGCAATTAGCTGAATTGGGAGCCATTGATTATGAGCCGAAATCTGACAGTCCACAGGTCACTTTCCTCACGGCCAGACATGATGCTGTTTCGCTTCCGCTTGACCTGATCACGGCAAGAGAACGTTCCGCTGCTGAAAAGGAGAAGCTTGATGCGGTTGCCCTTTATGTATCTCCGCTCGTAAAATGCCGTCAACAGGTATTGCTTCAGTATTTCGGAGAAGAAAACAGTGAACCTTGTGGGGTTTGTGATCGGTGCCTGGAGCATAAGAAATCGGCAAAATTCCATCAGTCCAATGAAGAAACGATGCGTGTACTGATCGTTTCACAGCTGAAGGCAAAGCCGAAATCCATTGAGGAAGTATATGCTGCCCTGAACACGGGAAATGAAGATGAATTCAAACAGTGCCTGAAAACGCTGTTAAACAACGGAACGGTGGTTTACAATTCGAAGGGTTTGCTTGCGCTTCATCATTGA
- a CDS encoding alpha/beta hydrolase, producing the protein MLFSVNKMIYYPVLAVLLSGLWGCNMFKSQETQIREVVKKEAVRVDFGLFKAPSGNLSLVKIGERAAVGVFFIHGAPGDMGAFKKYFTDSLLLEKAQLFAVDRLGYGQSSDGLSAEKIKNQAEILIQLVEKLQISEVILVGHSYGGPVAVRMAMDAPDLNIRRVILLAPALDPDHEKMFWVNRPLSNAWAQKLLPRGLAMANREKMVHAAELQKMLPLWKGLQAPITMIHGTKDALVPYENVAFIKRHYQGEALEVISLNGENHFIPWTKYALVRDTILKYIQ; encoded by the coding sequence ATGCTATTTTCAGTAAATAAAATGATTTATTATCCCGTGCTGGCAGTTTTATTGTCGGGTTTATGGGGCTGTAATATGTTTAAATCTCAGGAAACTCAAATTAGGGAGGTTGTAAAAAAAGAGGCTGTACGTGTAGATTTCGGCCTTTTTAAAGCCCCGTCAGGAAATTTATCACTTGTAAAAATTGGAGAGCGTGCTGCGGTGGGCGTGTTTTTTATTCATGGAGCTCCCGGAGATATGGGGGCGTTCAAAAAGTATTTTACAGATTCATTGTTGCTGGAGAAGGCGCAGCTTTTTGCCGTCGATCGGTTGGGTTATGGGCAATCGAGTGATGGGCTTTCTGCGGAGAAAATAAAAAATCAGGCTGAAATTTTAATTCAATTGGTTGAAAAGTTACAAATTTCTGAAGTGATTTTGGTGGGGCATTCCTATGGTGGGCCAGTGGCTGTTCGAATGGCCATGGACGCTCCGGATCTGAATATCAGGCGCGTTATTTTATTGGCGCCTGCCCTGGATCCTGACCATGAGAAAATGTTTTGGGTGAACCGTCCGCTCAGTAATGCCTGGGCTCAGAAATTACTGCCACGAGGTTTAGCGATGGCCAATAGGGAGAAAATGGTGCATGCAGCAGAACTTCAAAAAATGTTGCCCTTATGGAAGGGACTTCAGGCGCCAATTACCATGATCCACGGAACAAAAGATGCTTTGGTGCCCTACGAAAATGTGGCATTCATAAAACGCCATTATCAGGGGGAGGCATTGGAGGTGATTAGCCTGAATGGGGAAAATCATTTTATTCCCTGGACAAAGTATGCGCTGGTCAGGGATACGATTCTAAAGTATATTCAATAG
- a CDS encoding RNA polymerase sigma factor yields MQEEVEFEKDLKRLFPQLYSAAYKFTQDYDRAKDLVQETMIKAFKARTKFRRGTNLKAWLLVILKNTFFTSYQSEKRRGEQLDTMDQLDAFLGWKGGSNDNLADSNMGEQEIRREIDRLDKQYKMPFMLHFQGFSYAEIGEKLSLPMGTVKNRIHLARKVLKEKLSNFRR; encoded by the coding sequence ATGCAAGAGGAAGTAGAATTTGAAAAAGACCTGAAAAGGCTGTTTCCGCAGTTATATTCGGCGGCATATAAGTTTACGCAAGATTATGACCGAGCGAAGGATCTGGTGCAGGAAACAATGATTAAGGCATTTAAAGCACGGACGAAATTCCGCAGGGGAACGAACCTGAAAGCATGGTTATTGGTGATTTTGAAAAACACGTTTTTTACGTCTTATCAGTCAGAGAAGCGAAGGGGTGAGCAGTTAGATACCATGGATCAGCTCGATGCATTCCTGGGTTGGAAGGGAGGCTCAAATGATAACCTTGCGGATAGCAATATGGGCGAGCAGGAAATTCGACGAGAAATTGACCGTTTGGATAAGCAATATAAAATGCCTTTTATGCTGCATTTTCAGGGCTTCAGTTATGCAGAAATAGGGGAGAAACTTTCTTTACCGATGGGCACTGTAAAAAATCGGATTCATCTGGCCAGAAAGGTTCTGAAAGAGAAGCTGTCTAATTTTCGAAGATAA
- a CDS encoding GNAT family N-acetyltransferase has product MTIFKTDRLEIKEMKEADLPFFIELMSAPEIIDPIPAPKRTEEEIIALFNGFIDYPTNPLIKEKIIWGIHEKGKDEMIGLCGFLTNDEDQREIGYRFRKKYWGVGYATEVTKNLIAYCFNDLELSTLTADVNTENLKSVKVLEKFFKPVREFYNERDQSLDRRYILEKADWLKQ; this is encoded by the coding sequence ATGACCATATTCAAAACAGACCGATTGGAAATCAAGGAAATGAAAGAGGCAGACCTACCGTTCTTTATTGAATTGATGTCCGCTCCAGAGATTATCGATCCCATTCCCGCACCCAAAAGGACGGAAGAAGAAATTATAGCATTGTTCAACGGATTTATTGATTACCCAACCAATCCGCTGATAAAAGAAAAGATCATTTGGGGTATTCATGAAAAGGGTAAAGATGAAATGATTGGCCTTTGTGGTTTTCTGACGAATGATGAAGACCAACGGGAGATTGGTTATCGTTTCAGAAAAAAATATTGGGGTGTTGGATATGCTACCGAGGTAACTAAAAATCTAATTGCCTACTGTTTCAACGATTTGGAACTATCGACGCTCACCGCAGATGTGAATACAGAAAATCTCAAGTCTGTAAAAGTGTTGGAGAAGTTCTTCAAGCCTGTTAGAGAATTCTATAATGAACGTGATCAATCCTTGGACAGGAGGTATATCCTTGAAAAGGCAGATTGGTTAAAGCAGTGA
- the brnQ gene encoding branched-chain amino acid transport system II carrier protein: MNKIDKKDGILKDTLILGLAFFATMFGAGNLIFPLGLGHASGAEWTTAALGYLTSDVGLTILGVMAIFKAAGSSTTLGQKVHPKFGLIIEGIIIICLGPLIAIPRNGALTYELVFQGLIPGLTPLIFAAIYFSITLFFVIRPTGIMDKIGKYLAPTLIILVAFIIFKGVLFPVNDVASAHIDGGIFKRGFLEGYQTMDALGTVFMGVVLIAALREKGYKDQKTIIKMGTNAGLIAGGLLGFVYGGILFLASNMSGQMPAEATRPDLLANLIIQILGTHGKFIMDIVIALACLSTSIALTAITGNFFQKHTKGKLPYKPVVIATVIISIVLTSIGLDKIIAFAGPLLSILYPVTITLIILYLLEKFIIFNWIFPTAILVVFIYSLFDTLTGMGLLAPAYIGIPSWVFLSMILLVALLPNRSFRNAFKQ, encoded by the coding sequence ATGAATAAAATTGACAAAAAGGACGGTATTTTAAAAGATACCCTCATATTAGGGTTAGCCTTCTTTGCTACCATGTTCGGTGCTGGGAATCTAATCTTTCCTTTAGGATTGGGCCACGCAAGTGGTGCTGAATGGACTACCGCCGCACTGGGTTACCTGACCTCTGATGTGGGGCTGACTATCTTAGGAGTCATGGCCATATTTAAAGCCGCGGGCTCTTCCACTACCCTGGGGCAAAAAGTACATCCAAAATTCGGGCTCATCATCGAGGGCATCATTATTATATGTCTTGGCCCACTGATCGCCATCCCTCGTAATGGCGCGCTCACTTATGAGTTGGTGTTTCAGGGGCTCATCCCTGGATTAACGCCATTAATTTTTGCAGCGATCTATTTCTCCATCACCCTTTTCTTCGTCATTCGCCCGACGGGAATCATGGACAAAATCGGAAAGTATTTAGCGCCAACACTGATTATCCTGGTGGCTTTCATCATTTTCAAAGGAGTGCTATTTCCTGTAAATGATGTTGCGAGTGCACATATTGATGGAGGAATCTTCAAACGCGGCTTCCTCGAAGGCTACCAAACCATGGATGCACTCGGTACGGTTTTCATGGGTGTCGTATTGATTGCCGCCCTGCGGGAGAAAGGCTACAAAGACCAGAAAACCATCATAAAAATGGGTACAAATGCCGGACTCATCGCCGGTGGGCTTTTGGGGTTTGTTTACGGAGGTATTCTCTTTTTAGCTTCAAATATGAGTGGACAGATGCCCGCTGAGGCAACCCGACCAGATTTATTGGCAAATTTGATTATTCAGATTTTAGGCACACATGGTAAATTCATCATGGACATTGTCATTGCTTTGGCCTGTTTATCTACCTCTATCGCCCTAACGGCCATCACCGGAAACTTCTTTCAGAAACACACCAAAGGGAAATTACCCTACAAACCCGTTGTTATTGCGACAGTCATCATCTCTATCGTTTTAACTTCAATTGGTTTAGATAAAATTATTGCCTTTGCAGGACCACTATTGAGTATCCTGTATCCTGTGACTATTACCTTGATTATTCTGTACTTGTTGGAAAAATTCATTATATTCAATTGGATCTTCCCCACGGCAATTTTGGTGGTCTTCATTTACAGCCTTTTCGATACCCTGACGGGTATGGGGCTTTTGGCGCCTGCTTACATCGGCATACCATCATGGGTATTCCTGTCAATGATTTTGCTGGTGGCTTTATTACCGAACAGATCCTTTAGAAATGCATTTAAGCAATAG
- the brnQ gene encoding branched-chain amino acid transport system II carrier protein: protein MNALKKDTLVAGLALFAMFFGAGNLIFPPSIGFNTGSAWVWSLLGFLITGVGLILLGIIAVAKSGGTVDTFSQRVTPWFGKLLGTLIILAIGPMLAIPRTGAVTYELAFAPHFEVAIQPVTAVFFLITIIFAIKPTGIIDRIGQILAPVLVVAMAAIVIYGIIKPIGTPIDLPTSAPFSKGFTDGYQTMDVLAAILFGGLTFAALKNKGYNTFQQQMNITVKAGMIAAAGLVFIYGGLLYIGATASGVFPKDITTSALLLGVVNHILGKPGMVLIAIAITFACLTTSVGLTATVGEFFHKLSSGKIPYAALVVATSLFSWYFSTKGVDELIKFAVPVLSILYPVTIALIFLNLLGNHLPDWAFKVTTWVTLAMSIFSQIISALSLNLDLLQHLQNYLPFVIYPALTIMVLFLFISNQQKGISFTKN, encoded by the coding sequence ATGAATGCACTTAAAAAGGATACCCTTGTTGCTGGCTTAGCTTTATTTGCCATGTTTTTCGGAGCAGGAAACCTCATCTTCCCTCCATCTATTGGCTTTAATACAGGCAGCGCCTGGGTTTGGAGTCTGTTAGGATTTTTAATTACAGGCGTGGGATTGATATTGCTGGGAATAATTGCGGTGGCAAAATCTGGTGGAACAGTAGACACCTTCAGCCAAAGAGTAACGCCCTGGTTTGGCAAATTATTGGGCACGCTGATTATTTTGGCTATCGGCCCGATGTTGGCTATTCCCCGCACGGGAGCCGTAACTTATGAATTGGCTTTCGCTCCGCATTTCGAGGTGGCCATTCAGCCTGTAACAGCAGTCTTCTTTTTGATCACCATCATTTTTGCCATCAAACCTACAGGAATCATTGATCGTATTGGTCAGATTTTAGCACCCGTGCTTGTGGTAGCGATGGCTGCCATTGTTATTTATGGCATCATTAAACCTATCGGCACACCGATTGATCTGCCAACAAGTGCTCCTTTCAGTAAAGGGTTTACCGACGGTTATCAGACCATGGACGTTTTAGCAGCCATTCTTTTCGGAGGCCTGACCTTCGCGGCCCTCAAGAACAAGGGATACAATACCTTTCAGCAACAGATGAACATCACGGTAAAAGCGGGCATGATTGCTGCGGCAGGCTTGGTATTCATTTACGGAGGCTTGTTATATATTGGCGCCACAGCATCGGGTGTATTCCCAAAAGACATCACCACCAGTGCCCTCTTGCTTGGCGTGGTGAATCATATCCTTGGTAAGCCGGGCATGGTGCTTATCGCCATTGCTATTACCTTCGCCTGCCTCACCACCTCCGTAGGACTTACGGCTACCGTAGGGGAGTTTTTCCATAAATTATCTTCCGGCAAAATCCCTTATGCTGCATTGGTAGTTGCGACAAGCCTTTTCAGCTGGTACTTCTCCACCAAAGGCGTGGATGAACTCATTAAATTTGCCGTGCCCGTACTTTCTATCCTTTATCCCGTGACAATTGCGCTAATTTTCTTAAATTTGCTCGGTAATCACTTACCGGATTGGGCGTTTAAAGTGACTACCTGGGTAACACTTGCCATGAGCATTTTCTCTCAGATCATTTCTGCCCTTTCCCTAAATCTTGATCTTCTCCAACACCTGCAAAATTATCTTCCTTTCGTTATTTACCCTGCATTAACCATCATGGTGCTGTTTCTATTTATCAGCAACCAGCAAAAGGGGATTTCATTTACAAAAAATTAA
- a CDS encoding SEC-C metal-binding domain-containing protein, whose translation MDDIQIRVIGLIIFAIVLFGIFIWYTQSKSKKIGEPSPKHDKVHRNDSCPCGSGKKYKHCCGK comes from the coding sequence ATGGATGATATACAAATCAGAGTGATTGGGTTAATTATTTTCGCCATTGTACTATTTGGCATTTTCATTTGGTACACGCAGTCAAAAAGCAAAAAAATTGGTGAACCCTCCCCCAAACACGACAAAGTACACCGAAACGACAGCTGCCCCTGCGGCAGTGGTAAAAAATATAAACATTGCTGCGGCAAATAA
- the leuS gene encoding leucine--tRNA ligase, with protein MAEYNFRATEKKWQQIWKDQQTYKAGIDTSKPKFYTLDMFPYPSGAGLHVGHPLGYIGSDIVARYKKLKGFNVLHPIGFDSFGLPAEQYAIQTGQHPAKTTDENIARYKEQLANIGFSFDWDKEVRTSDASYYKWTQWIFMQLFNAYYDTDADKAKSIDSLVAIFAKEGNAKVNASCDEDTPVFSAEEWNAYDEKEQSDLLLKYRLTYLADAVVNWCPELGTVLANDEVVNGVSERGGFPVERKLMKQWMMRITAYAERLLAGLEEIDFSESLKEMQRNWIGKSKGCALHFKVDGQPELDLEVFTTRVDTSFGVTFMTIAPEHELISTLTTEAQKEEVEAYVEMAKNRSERERMADVKTISGAFTGAYAINPFNGKRIPIWIADYVLAGYGTGIVMAVPCSDTRDNAFAKHFNLPIIPVQEGAGTDINADDFDPKKGTMINSDFLNGMAVPEAIEAAINFVEEKGIGQGKINYRLRNAVFSRQRYWGEPVPVYFENGIPKLMKESELPLELPSIDEYKPTATGEPPLGRATDWNYNGKQYELSTMPGWAGSSWYFLRYMDPHNEEKFADAEALKYWNQVDLYVGGAEHAVGHLLYSRFWTKFLFDMGFLNFEEPFKKLINQGMIQGRSNFVYRVKGSNKFVSFGLRKEYDVDPLHVDVNIVSNDILDTEAFKAWRPDFADAEFILEEGKYHCGSEVEKMSKSKYNVVNPDDIIEKYGSDTFRMYEMFLGPLEQFKPWNTNGIDGVYKFLRKFYNLFHEGDEFKVVDEAATKAELKALHATIKKITHDLDNYVFNTSVSQFMIVTNELQALKCRKREILEQLVVLIAPYAPHIAEELWAKLGHETSVTVATYPAFNEQYLVEDEKLYPIMINGKKRAEIKVAATLSKDEIQKIALEQEAVIRWTEGKAPKKVIVVPNKIVNIVL; from the coding sequence ATGGCTGAATACAATTTCAGAGCAACTGAAAAAAAATGGCAGCAAATATGGAAGGATCAACAAACCTACAAAGCAGGTATTGATACTTCAAAGCCAAAATTCTATACCCTTGACATGTTCCCTTATCCATCGGGAGCGGGATTGCACGTTGGGCACCCACTCGGATACATTGGTTCTGACATTGTGGCGAGGTACAAAAAGCTGAAAGGCTTTAACGTCCTGCACCCTATAGGATTTGATTCCTTTGGACTTCCTGCTGAACAGTATGCTATTCAGACCGGCCAACACCCTGCAAAAACAACCGATGAAAATATCGCCCGATACAAGGAACAACTCGCCAACATTGGCTTTTCCTTTGACTGGGACAAAGAAGTAAGAACATCAGACGCTTCCTATTATAAATGGACGCAATGGATTTTCATGCAGCTGTTCAATGCCTATTATGACACTGACGCCGACAAAGCAAAATCTATTGACTCACTCGTGGCCATTTTCGCCAAAGAAGGTAACGCAAAAGTAAACGCCTCCTGCGACGAAGACACCCCTGTTTTCAGTGCCGAAGAATGGAATGCTTACGATGAAAAAGAGCAGTCAGATTTATTATTGAAATACCGCCTGACCTACCTTGCTGATGCCGTTGTGAACTGGTGCCCTGAGCTGGGAACAGTACTGGCCAATGACGAGGTGGTAAATGGTGTTTCTGAACGTGGCGGATTCCCTGTGGAGCGCAAACTGATGAAGCAATGGATGATGAGAATCACAGCCTATGCCGAACGCTTGCTCGCTGGCCTGGAAGAAATCGATTTCTCTGAATCATTGAAGGAAATGCAACGCAACTGGATTGGAAAATCCAAAGGTTGTGCCCTGCATTTTAAAGTGGACGGACAGCCTGAGCTTGACCTTGAAGTTTTCACCACCCGCGTGGATACCTCTTTCGGAGTAACGTTCATGACCATCGCCCCAGAACACGAACTGATCAGCACCCTGACAACCGAAGCCCAAAAGGAAGAAGTTGAAGCTTATGTGGAAATGGCGAAAAACCGTTCTGAGCGCGAGCGTATGGCCGATGTAAAAACCATCTCTGGAGCTTTTACTGGTGCTTATGCGATTAATCCTTTCAACGGAAAGCGCATTCCTATCTGGATTGCTGATTATGTTTTAGCAGGCTACGGAACAGGAATTGTGATGGCCGTCCCTTGTTCGGACACCCGCGACAATGCCTTTGCCAAACACTTCAACCTACCGATTATTCCAGTACAGGAAGGTGCAGGAACGGACATCAATGCTGATGATTTCGATCCGAAAAAAGGAACCATGATCAATTCTGACTTCTTGAATGGCATGGCCGTACCAGAAGCCATTGAAGCAGCCATTAACTTTGTGGAAGAAAAAGGAATTGGTCAGGGAAAAATCAACTACCGATTACGAAATGCCGTGTTCAGTCGCCAACGCTATTGGGGTGAGCCTGTTCCTGTGTATTTCGAGAACGGGATTCCAAAATTAATGAAGGAATCTGAATTACCGCTGGAACTTCCTTCCATTGACGAATACAAGCCGACAGCTACGGGTGAGCCTCCATTGGGTCGAGCAACCGACTGGAACTACAACGGAAAGCAATATGAGCTTTCGACCATGCCTGGCTGGGCAGGTTCTTCATGGTACTTCTTGCGCTATATGGATCCGCACAATGAGGAGAAATTCGCTGACGCAGAAGCCCTAAAATACTGGAACCAGGTCGATTTATATGTGGGTGGCGCGGAACACGCCGTTGGTCACTTGCTATATAGCCGCTTCTGGACGAAATTTTTGTTTGACATGGGCTTCCTGAATTTCGAAGAGCCATTCAAAAAACTGATCAACCAGGGAATGATCCAAGGCCGCTCGAACTTTGTTTACCGAGTAAAAGGCAGCAATAAGTTCGTTTCTTTCGGTTTAAGAAAGGAATATGATGTTGATCCATTGCATGTGGATGTCAATATTGTATCGAACGACATCCTGGATACGGAAGCATTCAAGGCTTGGCGCCCAGACTTCGCTGATGCCGAATTTATCCTTGAAGAGGGCAAATACCACTGTGGCTCCGAGGTGGAGAAAATGTCGAAATCGAAATACAATGTAGTCAACCCTGATGACATCATTGAAAAATACGGATCTGATACCTTCCGCATGTACGAGATGTTCCTTGGCCCATTGGAGCAATTCAAGCCGTGGAACACCAATGGTATTGATGGCGTTTACAAATTCTTGCGTAAATTCTACAACCTCTTCCATGAGGGCGATGAATTTAAGGTGGTCGATGAAGCAGCAACCAAGGCAGAATTGAAAGCTTTACATGCAACCATTAAGAAAATCACCCACGATCTGGACAATTATGTTTTCAACACTTCAGTGTCGCAATTCATGATCGTTACCAACGAGTTACAGGCGCTAAAATGTCGTAAACGTGAAATTCTTGAGCAATTAGTCGTACTTATCGCTCCTTATGCACCACATATTGCAGAGGAATTATGGGCCAAACTCGGACATGAAACATCGGTAACCGTTGCAACATACCCTGCATTTAATGAGCAGTATTTGGTAGAGGATGAAAAACTTTACCCTATCATGATCAACGGTAAAAAGCGCGCTGAAATCAAGGTAGCGGCTACTTTGAGTAAAGATGAAATCCAAAAGATTGCATTGGAACAGGAAGCTGTGATCCGATGGACGGAAGGAAAAGCACCGAAAAAGGTCATCGTTGTTCCTAATAAGATTGTCAATATTGTACTGTAA
- a CDS encoding carboxypeptidase-like regulatory domain-containing protein, translated as MLRGQVVDDQTNAPIPFATLEVLGTSVGTVANEEGFFRFSVDQQIGDSLGIHSVGYQYKFIEIPPAYDNDKLMIHLSAQTKMLSEVVVGDMKITPRRILQKSARNIRKNYPTKPYVLNGYYRDYLKRKKGGYICFLESAVDMIDPGFQKTQNKIKLNLEQLRLSDSYLKNYHEFVKADQHDTTKVLLHGVLPSLKGNEFASMLFHDPLRNHFESVPFIGSFEDLWESSYHFELDYYTYIGEDEVYVISIQPNPKLNYWHVDVEGQLFIRVKDYAVMKINYNYFVTKKLERKKWYELNLEYTDQGGKLYLKYLSYMNYFKIFNGRETAEISQYREFFVNSVVPGKPDLTQMKGELVDLSKPMFEQKVPDIPNYWDDYNYLLLGQPLME; from the coding sequence GTGTTAAGAGGGCAAGTGGTTGATGATCAGACTAACGCTCCAATTCCATTTGCGACCCTTGAGGTCTTGGGCACCTCTGTGGGTACGGTGGCTAATGAGGAGGGGTTCTTTCGCTTTAGTGTCGATCAGCAGATTGGCGACTCGCTCGGGATTCATTCAGTGGGGTATCAGTATAAATTTATTGAAATTCCACCTGCTTATGATAATGATAAATTGATGATTCACCTTTCAGCACAAACCAAGATGCTGTCGGAGGTGGTTGTCGGTGATATGAAGATTACCCCGAGGCGTATTTTGCAAAAGTCTGCAAGAAATATCCGCAAAAATTACCCGACCAAGCCTTATGTCTTGAATGGTTATTACAGGGACTACCTGAAGCGGAAAAAGGGCGGGTATATTTGTTTTCTGGAAAGTGCCGTGGATATGATAGATCCTGGATTTCAGAAAACCCAAAATAAAATTAAGCTGAACCTTGAGCAGTTGCGCCTGAGTGATTCTTACCTCAAAAATTATCATGAATTTGTGAAAGCGGATCAGCACGATACCACCAAAGTGCTGTTGCATGGCGTATTGCCGAGCCTGAAGGGGAATGAGTTTGCGAGTATGCTGTTTCACGATCCGTTACGGAATCATTTTGAGTCGGTGCCCTTTATTGGCAGTTTTGAGGATTTGTGGGAATCTTCCTATCATTTTGAACTCGATTATTACACCTATATCGGAGAGGATGAGGTTTATGTGATTTCAATTCAGCCTAACCCAAAGTTGAACTATTGGCATGTTGATGTCGAGGGGCAGCTCTTTATTCGGGTGAAGGACTATGCCGTGATGAAAATCAATTACAACTATTTTGTTACCAAAAAGCTGGAACGAAAGAAGTGGTATGAATTGAATCTTGAATATACAGATCAGGGAGGAAAGCTTTATTTGAAGTATTTATCTTACATGAATTACTTCAAGATATTCAATGGCCGAGAAACAGCAGAAATATCTCAGTACAGGGAGTTTTTTGTGAATTCGGTGGTGCCTGGAAAACCTGACTTAACGCAAATGAAGGGTGAATTGGTGGATTTGTCCAAGCCGATGTTTGAACAGAAGGTTCCTGATATTCCCAACTATTGGGACGATTACAACTACTTGCTTTTGGGACAGCCGCTAATGGAATAG